The Pichia kudriavzevii chromosome 3, complete sequence nucleotide sequence AACAAAACAATCTTATAGATTGTACCTGTTTAACCATGTGTTGAACAATGCAAACCAGCACAGTTGCAATTTCTCTGCACCGCCACATCAACACGCGCGCGCGCACGCGAAATGGAAAACCAGCAAAAACGcaaaagataaacaaacaataagcaaaagataaacaaacaatgtacaaaagataaacaaacaacaaggAAACTATCGAGAAGGTAACAAATGGATACAATAACTAGTTGGAAATGGGGGATAGAATCACACACGCAAACATACAAACatacaaacacaaaaacaaaaacaaccTTTATCTCTCTTTAAAAGACTTCACTTGCCTCACGTTATTGACTGAAAAAAGCCGCAATATGTCACATCACATTTGTCAATGCAGACCATCAACTTAGGACACCGTTCAAGATGCAGATCTCGCCCAGCGACTTTTGGAAACTATGGAAAAACTACGGTGATTACTAACAGAGTCCAAATGAGAATTGTAAGGTCTCATTAGAGTTAATGCTCTTCTAGTCTCTCTAGCTCCAGCTGGAAACGGCAACTCACATAGAGGAGGAGAGGAAAGTAGGCACCAACCGTTTGTTCCCCTTTCTTGCTACTTCTTTTGGAGGCCTTCTGCAGAGATACAATCATGCACTCTTGCTATGTCCGCAGACATATAAGTGCCATGTAACACTAGACTCTGTATTAGTTGTAGTAGTTATAGTGCGGGTTCTCTGTTGCATTGCATATATGTAGATATctacatatatatattctGACATACATATAGATATTGTAATACACCAAGAGTTAGGTGGAGTACGCGAAGTCTCGGATAAACACCACACTACTCCTGTAGAAGAAAGAGTGGTCTTCTGTCTTTTACGATTGCCACCCATATATAGTATCGGTGTCATTGATACAAGGTTGCATATCTGTTACCATGATTGGTACCATCTATGGCACAAAAGTATATAGACGTATTCAGAGGCTAGTGCGGCAATTCTCGTTTATCTGAGTCCGGAAAAGGCTACAAAGGGGGGGCCATCGTGGAATGGCAGGTGCGGAAATTAGAggttattgttgaaatttgaGTTGCACAGGGGAGCACTGGAAGGGTGTTTTCGGTACATGAGGAGAACCTCGAAAAGGGAAAGGGaggaaaagagaaaattctCTGTTTCCCACTGCCgcttttcaatttccgTGTTTTTAcacttttcttttatttttcctttcGCCTTCCCTCCCCCACTTCGCGTCTGCCGTATTTGGCATTTTCGCATTTTTCGTTATTTGCGTCCGTTTTGGGCATTTTCGCAtttgcctttttttttttttctcgcaAAGTGCCAGTTTGAGCGACCAATGGCAAAACTCTTTTTTcgcatcttcaatttcgAATAATTCATGGTACTGACATTGGTAGGGGACAAACATTTGTCTCTAGTTTACCAGTCACGTCCAAGGTAATACTACACACTTTCTCAGAGCATTGGTATAGTAAACTGAACATACTAGTCAACTTCCGTGTCCCTCTCCGTTgctcttcaaagaatttttgCTGCTTATTATCCTATTTTTGATTACAActactattattattggtgCTAAAAACTGGTATAATAGATCAACCAATTTATTCATACATTCTTCTACTGGGCCATCTATTTATTCACGCACTGGCTATCTCTATCAGATAcatataaaaatatcataACAACAATTGCAAAGATATAATAATCTCCATACAAAAAATGTACACTCCAACTCTATCAAAATTGTCACTCAGGTCTTGTTCCTCTATAATCAAGCCTTCCACTAGACTGTTTGCAACCTCCCTGGTGCGCAATGGAAGTCTCACACCAAACGTCTTGCCAACAGACACGCCGGTGTTGAGTGAAAGACCTCTATCCAACGTGATGGATTATGCAATTACTTCCCTTGATAAAGCTAAAGATTGGGCTAGAAAATCCTCGTTTTGGCCAGCAACTTTTGGTTTGGCTTGTTGTGCCGTCGAAATGATGCATGCTTCCACTCCAAGATACGATCAGGATAGATTGGGTATTATTTTCAGAGCATCTCCAAGACAGTCCGATATCATTATTGTTGCAGGTACCGTCACCAACAAAATGGCACCGGCTCTAAGAATGGTTTATGACCAAATGGCATACCCTAGATGGGTCATTTCTATGGGATCCTGTGCTAATGGTGGTGGTTACTACCATTACTCCTATGCCGTTGTCAGAGGTGTCGATAGGGTCATACCGGTCGACATCTACGTGCCAGGTTGTCCTCCAACTTGTGAGGCCCTATTGTACGGTATCTTCCAactacaaaagaaaatgatggaTGATACTACCGGTAGAATGTGGTACAGATCTTACTAACTCAACTATGGAATCCATATCCTATTCCACCGTTTGATTAGATGTTTGTCcgtttgttttttcttccccccccccccccccccccccccgCATTTCGGACAATTTGTCAATCTTCCTCGTGTTGTGTCCATATCTTATTTAATCATATCATTCTTCTTTTACTagtttatatttatttattcatttaACATGCAatcccaaaaaaaaaaaagaaaagaaaatcgaATAGAAAACGACATCATAAACGAACCCCCAATATAAAACGTCATACGGCATCCTCAGTATATGGTAAAGAGAACAAACTATAAAGATGGGACACGAAAAAATAGTATAGATACATATCAACAGCTACGCTTGGCTGTTCTCTAGTCTTGGTTTGCAAGGTTGGTCAGTATCGAATCTCGTAATGCACCCAACCCCCCAGTTCTTAGTTGTTTGTTCCTCAACACCTCTTTGAACTGTTCGTTTTCTAGCTTAAATAACGCCATTTGTCCCCTCTTGGTTTGTGGGTTCGGCGTATGGTCCAACTTGACTTTCTCAGAGATAATCACCTCTTCAATGCCGTCCTCGCCCTTGTTGATAACAGTGTTGGTACTCTCCGTTAGAGCATCCAGCAAGTCGTCGGTTAACTTGGGCCTCAACTGATCCCGaagtttccttttcctcctcCGGATCGCAGACTTGCTGATCCCCGCTTGGTTCGGATCACTCGGAACATCGTTGTGTGCCTTGGTCTTAATAGTATGTGTAACAACCTCCTTCTCTGCAATCTTGTTAAGAagcttctccttcttctgcttctcGTTGTCCAACGAGGCAACATTTGGTCCTACTCTCTTGGAAGACTTGCTTCTTAAAGTCGTTCTCTTCTTCACTGCCATTTCTATGTCTCTTAGCTTGCTGTTACAACTCTACAATGTAATGCTGGCGTCGTAggcttcttcttcctctccTTTATCTTACTCATATATTTTCTGTTTTCGATctgccaaaaaaaaaattttttttttttatctctCTTGCCTTGAAATTCATGTACCTCTTAAAATCCGTATTTAGCGAGCCCCACCTTCTCCAGCAGGAACCAACATCAGCAGACACACAcaagtaaaacaaaacaccTCCGTACACCTATCGACGCGTCACcacttttcatttttggaatttttcaaagatttcGCCGGCAAGAGACACACTCGTCCACAAGTGACGATTTCTTAACTTGACCATGTAAAGCCTCTTTGTTCTTTCACATATCCCtaactttgaaattccaCTTTTAACTCAGCTAATACCCCCTCTTCTGCCCAAATTGACAACAAATGGCTAACGCAGCATCCGTTACTTTCCTTACCCTTGCCGCAGGTGCACTAGGTTACTGTTTCTACTTTGACtaccaaagaagaaacaaccCGGAATTCAGAAGAGCAATTAATGCAAAGAAGAGACAAGCACGTAAAGCTGAAAAACTGGAGAGGGAAGCATCCAGATtggagaaaacaaaattcttGAAGCAAAAGTTGACAGAATCCTTGTTATCAAACCCATTAAATACTACCAATAAGGAACAGACTTTCATAGATGAAGTCTCGAGGGCTGAAAAATTGAGTGCAATTGTTGGCAAGGAAGTTGATGCTGCTATCTATTTCTACAGAGCTCTATCTATTTACCCTGACCCAACTGTCATCTTGGACATCTACCAAAAATCCGTTCCGGCTGATATTTACGAAATGATTTTCCTATTGACTGCCATTTTCCCTCCTGCTAATATCACCAACCTTCTAAGTGAATCTGTTTTGGATGCAGAATAAACCTGAAGAGCCTGTTTTTCTAATGCAATGTATAGTTATATATGTTTCCTCTTGTTTATACTAGTTGAttataaaataaaacttcACAAAagtaacaaaaataaaaaattacaGATTCATGTAAAAAGTTTGGACTCCTTTTATTGCCattcctctttttttcttccaagaTTCGAACTCTCGTCACTGATTTCATCTCCCTTAATAGTACATTTTCAAGGATAAATGTTGGATACTGCTTACGTCCCATGATTCAGCATgtaaaatacaaaaaaaaagttgagTAAGATCTCTTTGTAAAGCGTGTCATCCTTATGCAGGGG carries:
- a CDS encoding uncharacterized protein (PKUD0C06900; similar to Saccharomyces cerevisiae YGR082W (TOM20); ancestral locus Anc_3.410); translated protein: MANAASVTFLTLAAGALGYCFYFDYQRRNNPEFRRAINAKKRQARKAEKLEREASRLEKTKFLKQKLTESLLSNPLNTTNKEQTFIDEVSRAEKLSAIVGKEVDAAIYFYRALSIYPDPTVILDIYQKSVPADIYEMIFLLTAIFPPANITNLLSESVLDAE
- a CDS encoding uncharacterized protein (PKUD0C06880; Pfam Domains: Oxidored_q6(1.8e-58)); this translates as MYTPTLSKLSLRSCSSIIKPSTRLFATSLVRNGSLTPNVLPTDTPVLSERPLSNVMDYAITSLDKAKDWARKSSFWPATFGLACCAVEMMHASTPRYDQDRLGIIFRASPRQSDIIIVAGTVTNKMAPALRMVYDQMAYPRWVISMGSCANGGGYYHYSYAVVRGVDRVIPVDIYVPGCPPTCEALLYGIFQLQKKMMDDTTGRMWYRSY
- a CDS encoding uncharacterized protein (PKUD0C06890; similar to Saccharomyces cerevisiae YGR081C (SLX9); ancestral locus Anc_3.409) — its product is MAVKKRTTLRSKSSKRVGPNVASLDNEKQKKEKLLNKIAEKEVVTHTIKTKAHNDVPSDPNQAGISKSAIRRRKRKLRDQLRPKLTDDLLDALTESTNTVINKGEDGIEEVIISEKVKLDHTPNPQTKRGQMALFKLENEQFKEVLRNKQLRTGGLGALRDSILTNLANQD